In Takifugu flavidus isolate HTHZ2018 chromosome 13, ASM371156v2, whole genome shotgun sequence, the following are encoded in one genomic region:
- the zgc:113516 gene encoding ethanolamine kinase 2 isoform X2: MDGGRENLLHLYLHIDELEPRGGILELLRSIRPQWKPQDIHMKENDCVLVRLYGRMTELYVNREREVQMFQVLHSYRCGPQIYCTFQNGICYEFVPGTVLDDTLVRQPPIYRLIAAEMGKIHCIRPEGGQGEPFIWTKMSHFLALLLKSRNISPVAQRRPDSWVAFPGVPSFGILSGEMETLKRHLSQIDSPVVLCHNDLLIKNIIYNHTDGMVKFIDYEYADYNYQAFDIGNHFNEFAGVEDINYSRYPGVELQRDWLTAYLESYKHSSGLEVRVTDAEVTQLYVQVCKFSLASNFFWGLWAIFQSRHSTIHFNFQRYATARLSYYFKKKEEYFGMNPKLDINSGV; encoded by the exons ATGGACGGCGGCCGCGAGAACCTTCTTCACCTCTACCTTCACATCGATGAGCTGGAGCCTCGTGGAGGGATCCTGGAGCTTCTCAGGAGCATCCGTCCTCAGTGGAAGCCTCAAGACATCCACATGAAG GAGAACGACTGCGTTCTGGTGCGACTCTATGGCCGAATGACAGAACTCTATGTGAACAGAGAACGAGAGGTTCAGATGTTCCAGGTCCTCCATTCTTACAGATGTGGTCCACAGATCTACTGCACCTTTCAGAATGGCATCTGCTATGAGTTTGTTCCTGGAACAGTTCTGGATGATACGCTAGTCCGACAACCACCAATCTATAG ACTGATCGCAGCAGAAATGGGGAAAATTCACTGCATCAGGCCAGAGGGTGGTCAGGGAGAACCTTTCATCTGGACCAAAATGTCCCACTTTCTCGCGCTGCTGCTGAAAAGCCGAAACATCAGTCCTGTGGCACAGCGGCGGCCGGACAG TTGGGTGGCATTCCCGGGCGTTCCCAGCTTTGGTATACTGTCAGGAGAGATGGAGACATTGAAGAGACACCTCTCACAGATTGACTCTCCTGTCGTCCTCTGTCACAACGACCTGCTGATCAAAAACATCATCTATAATCACACAGATG GGATGGTGAAATTCATCGACTATGAGTATGCGGATTACAACTACCAGGCCTTCGATATTGGCAATCACTTCAACGAATTTGCCG GTGTGGAGGACATTAACTACAGTCGGTATccaggtgttgagctgcagcgtGATTGGCTGACAGCATATCTGGAGAGCTACAAACACAGTTCTGGACTGGAGGTCAGGGTCACAGACGCAGAGGTGACACAGCTCTACGTTCAAGTCTGCAAGTTCTCGCTG GCTTCGAACTTCTTCTGGGGACTCTGGGCCATATTCCAGTCACGGCACTCCACCATCCACTTCAACTTCCAGAG aTATGCAACAGCGCGACTTAGCTACTACTTCAAGAAGAAGGAGGAATATTTCGGGATGAATCCGAAGCTGGATATAAATTCAGGGGTGTGA
- the zgc:113516 gene encoding ethanolamine kinase 1 isoform X1, whose product MDGGRENLLHLYLHIDELEPRGGILELLRSIRPQWKPQDIHMKTFTEGLTNKLIGCFVGSLQENDCVLVRLYGRMTELYVNREREVQMFQVLHSYRCGPQIYCTFQNGICYEFVPGTVLDDTLVRQPPIYRLIAAEMGKIHCIRPEGGQGEPFIWTKMSHFLALLLKSRNISPVAQRRPDSWVAFPGVPSFGILSGEMETLKRHLSQIDSPVVLCHNDLLIKNIIYNHTDGMVKFIDYEYADYNYQAFDIGNHFNEFAGVEDINYSRYPGVELQRDWLTAYLESYKHSSGLEVRVTDAEVTQLYVQVCKFSLASNFFWGLWAIFQSRHSTIHFNFQRYATARLSYYFKKKEEYFGMNPKLDINSGV is encoded by the exons ATGGACGGCGGCCGCGAGAACCTTCTTCACCTCTACCTTCACATCGATGAGCTGGAGCCTCGTGGAGGGATCCTGGAGCTTCTCAGGAGCATCCGTCCTCAGTGGAAGCCTCAAGACATCCACATGAAG ACTTTCACAGAAGGGCTGACCAATaagctgattggctgcttcGTGGGTTCCCTGCAGGAGAACGACTGCGTTCTGGTGCGACTCTATGGCCGAATGACAGAACTCTATGTGAACAGAGAACGAGAGGTTCAGATGTTCCAGGTCCTCCATTCTTACAGATGTGGTCCACAGATCTACTGCACCTTTCAGAATGGCATCTGCTATGAGTTTGTTCCTGGAACAGTTCTGGATGATACGCTAGTCCGACAACCACCAATCTATAG ACTGATCGCAGCAGAAATGGGGAAAATTCACTGCATCAGGCCAGAGGGTGGTCAGGGAGAACCTTTCATCTGGACCAAAATGTCCCACTTTCTCGCGCTGCTGCTGAAAAGCCGAAACATCAGTCCTGTGGCACAGCGGCGGCCGGACAG TTGGGTGGCATTCCCGGGCGTTCCCAGCTTTGGTATACTGTCAGGAGAGATGGAGACATTGAAGAGACACCTCTCACAGATTGACTCTCCTGTCGTCCTCTGTCACAACGACCTGCTGATCAAAAACATCATCTATAATCACACAGATG GGATGGTGAAATTCATCGACTATGAGTATGCGGATTACAACTACCAGGCCTTCGATATTGGCAATCACTTCAACGAATTTGCCG GTGTGGAGGACATTAACTACAGTCGGTATccaggtgttgagctgcagcgtGATTGGCTGACAGCATATCTGGAGAGCTACAAACACAGTTCTGGACTGGAGGTCAGGGTCACAGACGCAGAGGTGACACAGCTCTACGTTCAAGTCTGCAAGTTCTCGCTG GCTTCGAACTTCTTCTGGGGACTCTGGGCCATATTCCAGTCACGGCACTCCACCATCCACTTCAACTTCCAGAG aTATGCAACAGCGCGACTTAGCTACTACTTCAAGAAGAAGGAGGAATATTTCGGGATGAATCCGAAGCTGGATATAAATTCAGGGGTGTGA
- the pdcd2l gene encoding programmed cell death protein 2-like isoform X2, with translation MASPTQERTLIGLCDGQLDEYKFRPTFLTNKVGGRPNWLPVISPPSPRCRRCRAPLVLVVQVYCPLDASPYHRNLHLFACPGAECSSRSDCWTVLRSQCLEAEARTDSGPKQPQEVPLSATDWCDDADEWGEEADGFGAGVEEEEGGLVPEEAAGGGDIEVNIGRQLQQLHLEEAPDTVSILCSLFISVVDESDLGGEDEELRHAQQLLREYEHKEGAMMAELEGGGGGSEEKYEKTRARHGDAVFSRFMKKISLCPQQILRYCRGGCPLFISEPPCNVEQMVSACGTCGASRTFELQLMPALVSLLQTRGGSGGQVEFGTILVYTCRNSCWTAGSKSALEEECLVQCDPDHDLFR, from the exons ATGGCTTCGCCGACTCAGGAGAGGACTTTGATCGGACTCTGTGACGGACAACTCGATGAATACAAgtttcgacccacttttctcactAATAAAGTCGGGGGTCGTCCAAATTGGCTGCCCGTCATTTCCCCACCGTCTCCCCGATGCCGTCGCTGCAGAGCACCTTTAGTCCTCGTAGTGCAGGTGTACTgtcccctggacgcctcccccTACCACAGAAACCTGCACCTGTTCGCTTGTCCAGGCGCCGAGTGTAGCAGCAGGTCGGACTGCTGGACAGTGCTCCGCTCTCAGTGTCTGGAGGCGGAGGCGCGGACAGACAGCGGACCGAAGCAGCCTCAGGAGGTTCCGTTGTCGGCAACAGACTGGTGCGACGATGCCGATGAGTGGGGGGAGGAAGCGGATGGATTCGGggcaggagtggaggaggaggagggggggttggttCCAGAGGAGgccgcaggaggaggag ACATTGAGGTCAACATTGGCCGCCAGCTGCAACAGCTGCATCTGGAGGAGGCACCAGATACTGTTTCCATCCTTTGCTCGCTCTTCATCAGTGTGGTGGATGAATCGGATCTGGGtggagaggacgaggagctgCGGCatgctcagcagctgctgagggaaTACGAGCACAAGGAGGGAGCGATGATGGCTGAGCTGGAGGGTGGCGGTGGCGGCAGCGAGGAGAAGTATGAGAAGACGAGGGCTCGACACGGTGATGCCGTTTTCTCCAGGTTCATGAAGAAGATCTCGTTGTGTCCTCAGCAGATCCTGCGGTACTGCCGCGGCGGCTGCCCGCTCTTTATCTCAGAGCCACCGTGTAATGTAGAACAGATGGTGTCGGCGTGCGGTACCTGTGGAGCATCCAGGACCTTTGAGCTGCAGTTGATGCCAGCACTGGTCAGTCTGCTGCAGACCAGAGGTGGCAGCGGTGGCCAGGTAGAGTTTGGGACCATTCTGGTTTAtacctgcagaaacagctgctggacgGCCGGGTCAAAATCtgccctggaggaggagtgttTGGTCCAGTGTGACCCTGACCACGACCTTTTCAGATGA
- the pdcd2l gene encoding programmed cell death protein 2-like isoform X1, which produces MASPTQERTLIGLCDGQLDEYKFRPTFLTNKVGGRPNWLPVISPPSPRCRRCRAPLVLVVQVYCPLDASPYHRNLHLFACPGAECSSRSDCWTVLRSQCLEAEARTDSGPKQPQEVPLSATDWCDDADEWGEEADGFGAGVEEEEGGLVPEEAAGGGGGFVQDQHNYHNIEVNIGRQLQQLHLEEAPDTVSILCSLFISVVDESDLGGEDEELRHAQQLLREYEHKEGAMMAELEGGGGGSEEKYEKTRARHGDAVFSRFMKKISLCPQQILRYCRGGCPLFISEPPCNVEQMVSACGTCGASRTFELQLMPALVSLLQTRGGSGGQVEFGTILVYTCRNSCWTAGSKSALEEECLVQCDPDHDLFR; this is translated from the exons ATGGCTTCGCCGACTCAGGAGAGGACTTTGATCGGACTCTGTGACGGACAACTCGATGAATACAAgtttcgacccacttttctcactAATAAAGTCGGGGGTCGTCCAAATTGGCTGCCCGTCATTTCCCCACCGTCTCCCCGATGCCGTCGCTGCAGAGCACCTTTAGTCCTCGTAGTGCAGGTGTACTgtcccctggacgcctcccccTACCACAGAAACCTGCACCTGTTCGCTTGTCCAGGCGCCGAGTGTAGCAGCAGGTCGGACTGCTGGACAGTGCTCCGCTCTCAGTGTCTGGAGGCGGAGGCGCGGACAGACAGCGGACCGAAGCAGCCTCAGGAGGTTCCGTTGTCGGCAACAGACTGGTGCGACGATGCCGATGAGTGGGGGGAGGAAGCGGATGGATTCGGggcaggagtggaggaggaggagggggggttggttCCAGAGGAGgccgcaggaggaggaggtgggttcGTCCAAGACCAACATAATTATCACA ACATTGAGGTCAACATTGGCCGCCAGCTGCAACAGCTGCATCTGGAGGAGGCACCAGATACTGTTTCCATCCTTTGCTCGCTCTTCATCAGTGTGGTGGATGAATCGGATCTGGGtggagaggacgaggagctgCGGCatgctcagcagctgctgagggaaTACGAGCACAAGGAGGGAGCGATGATGGCTGAGCTGGAGGGTGGCGGTGGCGGCAGCGAGGAGAAGTATGAGAAGACGAGGGCTCGACACGGTGATGCCGTTTTCTCCAGGTTCATGAAGAAGATCTCGTTGTGTCCTCAGCAGATCCTGCGGTACTGCCGCGGCGGCTGCCCGCTCTTTATCTCAGAGCCACCGTGTAATGTAGAACAGATGGTGTCGGCGTGCGGTACCTGTGGAGCATCCAGGACCTTTGAGCTGCAGTTGATGCCAGCACTGGTCAGTCTGCTGCAGACCAGAGGTGGCAGCGGTGGCCAGGTAGAGTTTGGGACCATTCTGGTTTAtacctgcagaaacagctgctggacgGCCGGGTCAAAATCtgccctggaggaggagtgttTGGTCCAGTGTGACCCTGACCACGACCTTTTCAGATGA
- the immp2l gene encoding mitochondrial inner membrane protease subunit 2 isoform X4, with protein sequence MTEHAAATAMTPTALAAIRSLFRLSAASCGAAASLVVTLMQLPWISCCADLRCTQTRSPKNPQQKIIKRVIGLEGDFIRTLSYKNRYVRIPDGHFWIEGDHHGHSLDSNSFGPPLSLFSRCPWGSSMVERLTSFGRPNVGSESKRLCRPTEDLWTSRKRRDEDFLHLLQSPM encoded by the exons ATGACGGAACACGCCGCAGCCACCGCGATGACGCCCACAGCACTGGCAGCCATCAGAAGTCTGTTCCGGCTCTCAGCTGCCTCCTGTGGCGCTGCTGCCTCCCTCGTGGTCACGTTGATGCAGTTACCATGGATTTCCTGCTGTGCCGATCTGAGGTGCACACAAACCAG GTCCCCTAAGAACCCCCAGCAGAAGATCATTAAACGCGTCATTGGCCTGGAAGGAGACTTCATCAG GACTCTGAGCTACAAGAATCGTTACGTCAGAATCCCTGATGGTCACTTCTGGATTGAAGGTGATCATCACGGACACAGTCTGGACAGCAACAGCTTTGGCCcg CCGCTGTCGCTGTTTTCCAGGTGTCCGTGGGGCTCCTCCATGGTCGAGCGTCTCACATCATTTGGCCGCCCAAACGTTGGCAGCGAATCAAAGCGTCTCTGCCGCCCAACAGAGGACCTGTGGACAtcaaggaagaggagggatgaagaCTTTCTGCACTTGTTACAATCCCCAATGTAA
- the immp2l gene encoding mitochondrial inner membrane protease subunit 2 isoform X2 codes for MAQQVRTGRRYLRAFVSGFFVAVPVSLTVFDRFACVARVEGASMQPSLNPEAGPGDVVLLNRWSVRNHQVQRGDIVSVLSPKNPQQKIIKRVIGLEGDFIRTLSYKNRYVRIPDGHFWIEGDHHGHSLDSNSFGPPLSLFSRCPWGSSMVERLTSFGRPNVGSESKRLCRPTEDLWTSRKRRDEDFLHLLQSPM; via the exons ATGGCTCAGCAGGTGAGGACAGGGAGACGCTACCTGCGGGCCTTTGTTAGCGGTTTCTTCGTCGCCGTTCCTGTCAGTCTCACCGTCTTCGACCGTTTTGCCTGTGTGGCGCGGGTGGAGGGGGCGTCAATGCAG CCTTCCCTGAACCCGGAGGCGGGGCCGGGTGATGTCGTCCTGCTGAACCGGTGGAGTGTCAGGAACCATCAGGTCCAACGAGGAGACATCGTCTCCGTCCT GTCCCCTAAGAACCCCCAGCAGAAGATCATTAAACGCGTCATTGGCCTGGAAGGAGACTTCATCAG GACTCTGAGCTACAAGAATCGTTACGTCAGAATCCCTGATGGTCACTTCTGGATTGAAGGTGATCATCACGGACACAGTCTGGACAGCAACAGCTTTGGCCcg CCGCTGTCGCTGTTTTCCAGGTGTCCGTGGGGCTCCTCCATGGTCGAGCGTCTCACATCATTTGGCCGCCCAAACGTTGGCAGCGAATCAAAGCGTCTCTGCCGCCCAACAGAGGACCTGTGGACAtcaaggaagaggagggatgaagaCTTTCTGCACTTGTTACAATCCCCAATGTAA
- the LOC130535761 gene encoding LOW QUALITY PROTEIN: leucine-rich repeat neuronal protein 3-like (The sequence of the model RefSeq protein was modified relative to this genomic sequence to represent the inferred CDS: deleted 1 base in 1 codon), with amino-acid sequence MKAPAVAACLLAVAVLASERVERCPLSCLCETRTWFSPSSVCAEAFTVDCNDLGLLVLPAWFPSQTQVLLLQGNNIARVENTLGHLENVTEINLSQNISSVADVCLGWLPELLSLHLEENLVQELAESCLASLPNLQEFYINHNLISFISPGAFRGFSRLTRLHLNSNQLRIINFWWFQHLPNLEVPIMAENPILQVTHMNFKPLVNLRSLVLAKINLTEVPKNALVGLNRLESISFFDNLLSQVPRAVLSNVQNLRFLDLNKKPIQRIQKGDFSYMMHLKELDMSSMPELVSIDSLALDNLPELTKLEATNNPRLSFIHPRSFYRLPSLETLMLNDNALSVLHANTVASLPNLREVSLHSNPIRCDGIIRWVNINRTSIHFMEPLICAEPPEFRGQQFLQVHSRQMVEICPPLISPRSLLEQVGVA; translated from the exons ATGAAGGCGCCGGCCGTAGCGGCTTGTTTGCTGGCTGTGGCTGTTCTGGCCTCTGAGAGGGTCGAGCGCTGCCCACTGTCCTGTCTCTGTGAGACACGTACTTGGTTCTCGCCCAGCTCTGTCTGTGCTGAGGCCTTCACAGTGGACTGTAATGATCTGGGCCTGTTGGTGTTGCCGGCCTGGTTCCCCTCACAGActcaggttctgctgctgcagggcaaCAACATTGCAAGGGTGGAGAACACTCTGGGACACTTGGAGAATGTCACTGAAATTAACTTGTCTCAGAACATTTCCTCCGTGGCAGACGTGTGTCTTGGGTGGCTTCCTGAGCTGTTGTCgctccacctggaggagaaccTGGTCCAGGAGCTGGCTGAAAGCTGCCTGGCCTCACTCCCAAACCTCCAAGAGTTCTACATCAACCACAACCTGATCTCCTTCATCAGCCCCGGAGCTTTCCGGGGTTTCAGCAGGCTGACAAGGCTCCATCTCAACTCGAATCAGCTAAGGATCATCAACTTTTGGTGGTTTCAGCACCTCCCAAACCTGGAGGTACCAATAATGGCAGAAAACCCGATCCTCCAGGTGACTCACATGAACTTTAAACCCCTGGTGAACCTCAGAAGCCTTGTGCTCGCAAAGATAAACTTGACTGAAGTTCCAAAAAACGCTCTAGTGGGACTCAACAGATTGGAAAGTATTTCCTTTTTTGACAACCTGCTCAGTCAGGTTCCTCGAGCTGTGCTGAGCAATGTCCAGAATCTGAGGTTCCTGGATCTGAATAAGAAACCGATTCAAAGGATCCAGAAAGGAGACTTCAGTTACATGATGCACCTGAAAGAACTTGACATGAGCAGCATGCCTGAGCTAGTGTCCATTGACAGCTTAGCTCTGGATAACCTGCCAGAGCTGACCAAGTTAGAGGCCACCAATAACCCCCGGCTGTCCTTCATCCACCCCAGGTCCTTCTACCGGCTGCCCAGCCTGGAGACTCTGATGCTGAACGATAACGCCCTCAGTGTGCTGCACGCCAACACTGTGGCATCGCTGCCCAACCTGCGGGAGGTCAGTCTGCACAGCAATCCCATCCGCTGCGACGGCATCATCCGGTGGGTCAACATAAACAGAACCTCCATCCACTTCATGGAGCCCCTAATCTGTGCAGAACCCCCGGAGTTC CGAGGCCAGCAGTTCCTTCAAGTGCACTCTCGGCAGATGGTGGAAATCTGCCCCCCTCTGATCTCGCCAAGGAGCCTCCTAGAGCAAGTGGGCGTGGCTTAA
- the immp2l gene encoding mitochondrial inner membrane protease subunit 2 isoform X3 has product MTSNNNRKTPLTLLVMAQQVRTGRRYLRAFVSGFFVAVPVSLTVFDRFACVARVEGASMQPSLNPEAGPGDVVLLNRWSVRNHQVQRGDIVSVLSPKNPQQKIIKRVIGLEGDFIRTLSYKNRYVRIPDGHFWIEGDHHGHSLDSNSFGPVSVGLLHGRASHIIWPPKRWQRIKASLPPNRGPVDIKEEEG; this is encoded by the exons ATGACGtcaaacaacaacaggaagacGCCGCTCACGCTGCTG GTGATGGCTCAGCAGGTGAGGACAGGGAGACGCTACCTGCGGGCCTTTGTTAGCGGTTTCTTCGTCGCCGTTCCTGTCAGTCTCACCGTCTTCGACCGTTTTGCCTGTGTGGCGCGGGTGGAGGGGGCGTCAATGCAG CCTTCCCTGAACCCGGAGGCGGGGCCGGGTGATGTCGTCCTGCTGAACCGGTGGAGTGTCAGGAACCATCAGGTCCAACGAGGAGACATCGTCTCCGTCCT GTCCCCTAAGAACCCCCAGCAGAAGATCATTAAACGCGTCATTGGCCTGGAAGGAGACTTCATCAG GACTCTGAGCTACAAGAATCGTTACGTCAGAATCCCTGATGGTCACTTCTGGATTGAAGGTGATCATCACGGACACAGTCTGGACAGCAACAGCTTTGGCCcg GTGTCCGTGGGGCTCCTCCATGGTCGAGCGTCTCACATCATTTGGCCGCCCAAACGTTGGCAGCGAATCAAAGCGTCTCTGCCGCCCAACAGAGGACCTGTGGACAtcaaggaagaggagggatga
- the immp2l gene encoding mitochondrial inner membrane protease subunit 2 isoform X1, whose translation MTSNNNRKTPLTLLVMAQQVRTGRRYLRAFVSGFFVAVPVSLTVFDRFACVARVEGASMQPSLNPEAGPGDVVLLNRWSVRNHQVQRGDIVSVLSPKNPQQKIIKRVIGLEGDFIRTLSYKNRYVRIPDGHFWIEGDHHGHSLDSNSFGPPLSLFSRCPWGSSMVERLTSFGRPNVGSESKRLCRPTEDLWTSRKRRDEDFLHLLQSPM comes from the exons ATGACGtcaaacaacaacaggaagacGCCGCTCACGCTGCTG GTGATGGCTCAGCAGGTGAGGACAGGGAGACGCTACCTGCGGGCCTTTGTTAGCGGTTTCTTCGTCGCCGTTCCTGTCAGTCTCACCGTCTTCGACCGTTTTGCCTGTGTGGCGCGGGTGGAGGGGGCGTCAATGCAG CCTTCCCTGAACCCGGAGGCGGGGCCGGGTGATGTCGTCCTGCTGAACCGGTGGAGTGTCAGGAACCATCAGGTCCAACGAGGAGACATCGTCTCCGTCCT GTCCCCTAAGAACCCCCAGCAGAAGATCATTAAACGCGTCATTGGCCTGGAAGGAGACTTCATCAG GACTCTGAGCTACAAGAATCGTTACGTCAGAATCCCTGATGGTCACTTCTGGATTGAAGGTGATCATCACGGACACAGTCTGGACAGCAACAGCTTTGGCCcg CCGCTGTCGCTGTTTTCCAGGTGTCCGTGGGGCTCCTCCATGGTCGAGCGTCTCACATCATTTGGCCGCCCAAACGTTGGCAGCGAATCAAAGCGTCTCTGCCGCCCAACAGAGGACCTGTGGACAtcaaggaagaggagggatgaagaCTTTCTGCACTTGTTACAATCCCCAATGTAA